One Dermochelys coriacea isolate rDerCor1 chromosome 21, rDerCor1.pri.v4, whole genome shotgun sequence genomic window carries:
- the TCP11 gene encoding T-complex protein 11 homolog isoform X2: protein MGVQRRNKMPNPGEKAPPSDCSDPESVPCRPRQAQESHDGDVPSLCPPQLPRSSPPRVLSMAELLETAQEVSRMTIAHEIVVNSDFKLQEVNFSPNSLESLVKETLHKAFWDSLKEQLSASPPDYTYVIQLLQEIKETILSLLLPRHSRLRNQIEEALDMELIRQEAEHGALDIPNLTTYILGTMAMLCAPVRDEEVQRLRGVRDPVQLLREIFWVLDLMKMDMVNFTIQSLRPHLRDHSIQYEQKKFQELLAKLPNSLDHTTEWLHKAAAEVSVSSLSSPSYPEVHGSRVPLSLGAVSRSSATPSPMSVLNQGYMNLLHWEPGIEKYPETLLMDQARLQEVQLQVNQLTIIAAVLLVSSSVCGSALFSSPGFVDKLKRVTKALLEGLPHTRFQEALLNISNHVHQEVSECLLQLGYPAFTDDKSASLKGQIRSIAEDDNVVRNIMVPRTLAVSQKALLQFRKNCWKLATSLAA, encoded by the exons ATGGGTGTACAGAG GAGGAACAAGATGCCTAACCCCGGAGAGAAGGCACCCCCCAGTGACTGCAGTGACCCAGAGAGCGTGCCCTGTAGGCCCAGGCAGGCCCAGGAGAGCCATGATGGGGATGTGCCCAGCCTCTGCCCACCACAGCTGCCAAGGT CCAGCCCTCCACGAGTTCTTTCCATGGCAGAACTACTAGAAACAGCACAAGAAGTTTCCAGAATGACCATTGCACATGAGATTGTGGTGAACAGTGACTTCAAGTTGCAAGAGGTCAACTTCTCACCAAACAG cctGGAAAGCCTAGTGAAGGAGACATTGCACAAAGCTTTCTGGGACAGTTTGAAAGAACAGCTCTCTGCTAGTCCACCAGACTACACGTATGTGATCCAATTGCTACAGGAAATTAAAGAG ACCATACTATCGCTGTTGCTGCCACGGCACAGCCGACTGCGGAACCAGATCGAAGAAGCCCTGGATATGGAGCTGATCAGACAGGAGGCTGAGCATGGGGCTCTGGACATCCCCAATCTCACCACATACATCCTAGGTACAATGGCGATGCTGTGTGCTCCTGTCCGAGACGAGGAAGTGCAGAGACTACGGGGCGTGAGAGACCCAGTTCAGCTGCTCAG GGAGATTTTCTGGGTGCTAGACCTGATGAAAATGGACATGGTGAATTTTACCATCCAGAGCCTCCGGCCCCACCTGCGGGATCACTCTATCCAATATGAGCAGAAGAAATTCCAGGAGCTCCTTGCCAAGCTGCCCA ACAGCCTGGATCACACAACTGAGTGGTtacacaaagcagcagcagaagtctcTGTATCTTCTTTGTCATCCCCATCCTATCCTGAGGTCCATGGATCACGTGTTCCACTCTCACTGGGGGCTGTCAGCAGGAGCTCAGCTACACCAAGTCCCATGTCTGTGTTAAACCAAGGATACATGAATCTACTCCACTGGGAGCCAGGCATAGAGAAATACCCTGAG ACTCTGTTGATGGACCAAGCTCGGCTGCAGGAGGTACAGTTGCAAGTGAATCAGCTAACAATCATAGCGGCAGTCCTGCTAGTGTCCAGCAGTGTGTGTGGAAGTGCCTTGTTCAGCTCGCCTGGGTTTGTAGATAAGCTGAAAAGGGTAACAAAGGCCCTCTTGGAAGGGCTCCCTCACACAAG GTTTCAAGAAGCTTTGCTGAACATCAGCAATCATGTGCACCAGGAAGTTAGTGAGTGTCTCTTGCAACTGGGTTACCCTGCTTTCACAGATGACAAATCTGCTTCCCTCAAAGGCCAGATAAGGAGCATTGCAGAGGATGACAACGTGGTACGGAACATCATGG TGCCCAGAACTCTTGCAGTCTCCCAAAAGGCCTTGCTCCAATTCAGGAAGAACTGCTGGAAGTTGGCCACAAGTTTGGCAGCATGA
- the TCP11 gene encoding T-complex protein 11 homolog isoform X3: MGVQRRNKMPNPGEKAPPSDCSDPESVPCRPRQAQESHDGDVPSLCPPQLPRSSPPRVLSMAELLETAQEVSRMTIAHEIVVNSDFKLQEVNFSPNSLESLVKETLHKAFWDSLKEQLSASPPDYTYVIQLLQEIKETILSLLLPRHSRLRNQIEEALDMELIRQEAEHGALDIPNLTTYILGTMAMLCAPVRDEEVQRLRGVRDPVQLLREIFWVLDLMKMDMVNFTIQSLRPHLRDHSIQYEQKKFQELLAKLPNSLDHTTEWLHKAAAEVSVSSLSSPSYPEVHGSRVPLSLGAVSRSSATPSPMSVLNQGYMNLLHWEPGIEKYPETLLMDQARLQEVQLQVNQLTIIAAVLLVSSSVCGSALFSSPGFVDKLKRVTKALLEGLPHTRFQEALLNISNHVHQEVSECLLQLGYPAFTDDKSASLKGQIRSIAEDDNVVRNIMELSMLLS; this comes from the exons ATGGGTGTACAGAG GAGGAACAAGATGCCTAACCCCGGAGAGAAGGCACCCCCCAGTGACTGCAGTGACCCAGAGAGCGTGCCCTGTAGGCCCAGGCAGGCCCAGGAGAGCCATGATGGGGATGTGCCCAGCCTCTGCCCACCACAGCTGCCAAGGT CCAGCCCTCCACGAGTTCTTTCCATGGCAGAACTACTAGAAACAGCACAAGAAGTTTCCAGAATGACCATTGCACATGAGATTGTGGTGAACAGTGACTTCAAGTTGCAAGAGGTCAACTTCTCACCAAACAG cctGGAAAGCCTAGTGAAGGAGACATTGCACAAAGCTTTCTGGGACAGTTTGAAAGAACAGCTCTCTGCTAGTCCACCAGACTACACGTATGTGATCCAATTGCTACAGGAAATTAAAGAG ACCATACTATCGCTGTTGCTGCCACGGCACAGCCGACTGCGGAACCAGATCGAAGAAGCCCTGGATATGGAGCTGATCAGACAGGAGGCTGAGCATGGGGCTCTGGACATCCCCAATCTCACCACATACATCCTAGGTACAATGGCGATGCTGTGTGCTCCTGTCCGAGACGAGGAAGTGCAGAGACTACGGGGCGTGAGAGACCCAGTTCAGCTGCTCAG GGAGATTTTCTGGGTGCTAGACCTGATGAAAATGGACATGGTGAATTTTACCATCCAGAGCCTCCGGCCCCACCTGCGGGATCACTCTATCCAATATGAGCAGAAGAAATTCCAGGAGCTCCTTGCCAAGCTGCCCA ACAGCCTGGATCACACAACTGAGTGGTtacacaaagcagcagcagaagtctcTGTATCTTCTTTGTCATCCCCATCCTATCCTGAGGTCCATGGATCACGTGTTCCACTCTCACTGGGGGCTGTCAGCAGGAGCTCAGCTACACCAAGTCCCATGTCTGTGTTAAACCAAGGATACATGAATCTACTCCACTGGGAGCCAGGCATAGAGAAATACCCTGAG ACTCTGTTGATGGACCAAGCTCGGCTGCAGGAGGTACAGTTGCAAGTGAATCAGCTAACAATCATAGCGGCAGTCCTGCTAGTGTCCAGCAGTGTGTGTGGAAGTGCCTTGTTCAGCTCGCCTGGGTTTGTAGATAAGCTGAAAAGGGTAACAAAGGCCCTCTTGGAAGGGCTCCCTCACACAAG GTTTCAAGAAGCTTTGCTGAACATCAGCAATCATGTGCACCAGGAAGTTAGTGAGTGTCTCTTGCAACTGGGTTACCCTGCTTTCACAGATGACAAATCTGCTTCCCTCAAAGGCCAGATAAGGAGCATTGCAGAGGATGACAACGTGGTACGGAACATCATGG AGCTGTCTATGCTACTGAGCTGA
- the TCP11 gene encoding T-complex protein 11 homolog isoform X4 — protein MPNPGEKAPPSDCSDPESVPCRPRQAQESHDGDVPSLCPPQLPRSSPPRVLSMAELLETAQEVSRMTIAHEIVVNSDFKLQEVNFSPNSLESLVKETLHKAFWDSLKEQLSASPPDYTYVIQLLQEIKETILSLLLPRHSRLRNQIEEALDMELIRQEAEHGALDIPNLTTYILGTMAMLCAPVRDEEVQRLRGVRDPVQLLREIFWVLDLMKMDMVNFTIQSLRPHLRDHSIQYEQKKFQELLAKLPNSLDHTTEWLHKAAAEVSVSSLSSPSYPEVHGSRVPLSLGAVSRSSATPSPMSVLNQGYMNLLHWEPGIEKYPETLLMDQARLQEVQLQVNQLTIIAAVLLVSSSVCGSALFSSPGFVDKLKRVTKALLEGLPHTRFQEALLNISNHVHQEVSECLLQLGYPAFTDDKSASLKGQIRSIAEDDNVVRNIMEQRIHSFLSLHLSPSAQNSCSLPKGLAPIQEELLEVGHKFGSMIHHNRQVYGSYYLAILKKILPEAGIDSF, from the exons ATGCCTAACCCCGGAGAGAAGGCACCCCCCAGTGACTGCAGTGACCCAGAGAGCGTGCCCTGTAGGCCCAGGCAGGCCCAGGAGAGCCATGATGGGGATGTGCCCAGCCTCTGCCCACCACAGCTGCCAAGGT CCAGCCCTCCACGAGTTCTTTCCATGGCAGAACTACTAGAAACAGCACAAGAAGTTTCCAGAATGACCATTGCACATGAGATTGTGGTGAACAGTGACTTCAAGTTGCAAGAGGTCAACTTCTCACCAAACAG cctGGAAAGCCTAGTGAAGGAGACATTGCACAAAGCTTTCTGGGACAGTTTGAAAGAACAGCTCTCTGCTAGTCCACCAGACTACACGTATGTGATCCAATTGCTACAGGAAATTAAAGAG ACCATACTATCGCTGTTGCTGCCACGGCACAGCCGACTGCGGAACCAGATCGAAGAAGCCCTGGATATGGAGCTGATCAGACAGGAGGCTGAGCATGGGGCTCTGGACATCCCCAATCTCACCACATACATCCTAGGTACAATGGCGATGCTGTGTGCTCCTGTCCGAGACGAGGAAGTGCAGAGACTACGGGGCGTGAGAGACCCAGTTCAGCTGCTCAG GGAGATTTTCTGGGTGCTAGACCTGATGAAAATGGACATGGTGAATTTTACCATCCAGAGCCTCCGGCCCCACCTGCGGGATCACTCTATCCAATATGAGCAGAAGAAATTCCAGGAGCTCCTTGCCAAGCTGCCCA ACAGCCTGGATCACACAACTGAGTGGTtacacaaagcagcagcagaagtctcTGTATCTTCTTTGTCATCCCCATCCTATCCTGAGGTCCATGGATCACGTGTTCCACTCTCACTGGGGGCTGTCAGCAGGAGCTCAGCTACACCAAGTCCCATGTCTGTGTTAAACCAAGGATACATGAATCTACTCCACTGGGAGCCAGGCATAGAGAAATACCCTGAG ACTCTGTTGATGGACCAAGCTCGGCTGCAGGAGGTACAGTTGCAAGTGAATCAGCTAACAATCATAGCGGCAGTCCTGCTAGTGTCCAGCAGTGTGTGTGGAAGTGCCTTGTTCAGCTCGCCTGGGTTTGTAGATAAGCTGAAAAGGGTAACAAAGGCCCTCTTGGAAGGGCTCCCTCACACAAG GTTTCAAGAAGCTTTGCTGAACATCAGCAATCATGTGCACCAGGAAGTTAGTGAGTGTCTCTTGCAACTGGGTTACCCTGCTTTCACAGATGACAAATCTGCTTCCCTCAAAGGCCAGATAAGGAGCATTGCAGAGGATGACAACGTGGTACGGAACATCATGG AGCAGCGGATCCATTCATTTCTCAGCCTTCATCTGTCTCCTAGTGCCCAGAACTCTTGCAGTCTCCCAAAAGGCCTTGCTCCAATTCAGGAAGAACTGCTGGAAGTTGGCCACAAGTTTGGCAGCATGATTCATCACAACAGGCAGGTATATGGATCCTACTACCTGGCCAttctaaaaaaaattctcccagaAGCAGGAATAGATTCTTTCTAA
- the TCP11 gene encoding T-complex protein 11 homolog isoform X1 gives MGVQRRNKMPNPGEKAPPSDCSDPESVPCRPRQAQESHDGDVPSLCPPQLPRSSPPRVLSMAELLETAQEVSRMTIAHEIVVNSDFKLQEVNFSPNSLESLVKETLHKAFWDSLKEQLSASPPDYTYVIQLLQEIKETILSLLLPRHSRLRNQIEEALDMELIRQEAEHGALDIPNLTTYILGTMAMLCAPVRDEEVQRLRGVRDPVQLLREIFWVLDLMKMDMVNFTIQSLRPHLRDHSIQYEQKKFQELLAKLPNSLDHTTEWLHKAAAEVSVSSLSSPSYPEVHGSRVPLSLGAVSRSSATPSPMSVLNQGYMNLLHWEPGIEKYPETLLMDQARLQEVQLQVNQLTIIAAVLLVSSSVCGSALFSSPGFVDKLKRVTKALLEGLPHTRFQEALLNISNHVHQEVSECLLQLGYPAFTDDKSASLKGQIRSIAEDDNVVRNIMEQRIHSFLSLHLSPSAQNSCSLPKGLAPIQEELLEVGHKFGSMIHHNRQVYGSYYLAILKKILPEAGIDSF, from the exons ATGGGTGTACAGAG GAGGAACAAGATGCCTAACCCCGGAGAGAAGGCACCCCCCAGTGACTGCAGTGACCCAGAGAGCGTGCCCTGTAGGCCCAGGCAGGCCCAGGAGAGCCATGATGGGGATGTGCCCAGCCTCTGCCCACCACAGCTGCCAAGGT CCAGCCCTCCACGAGTTCTTTCCATGGCAGAACTACTAGAAACAGCACAAGAAGTTTCCAGAATGACCATTGCACATGAGATTGTGGTGAACAGTGACTTCAAGTTGCAAGAGGTCAACTTCTCACCAAACAG cctGGAAAGCCTAGTGAAGGAGACATTGCACAAAGCTTTCTGGGACAGTTTGAAAGAACAGCTCTCTGCTAGTCCACCAGACTACACGTATGTGATCCAATTGCTACAGGAAATTAAAGAG ACCATACTATCGCTGTTGCTGCCACGGCACAGCCGACTGCGGAACCAGATCGAAGAAGCCCTGGATATGGAGCTGATCAGACAGGAGGCTGAGCATGGGGCTCTGGACATCCCCAATCTCACCACATACATCCTAGGTACAATGGCGATGCTGTGTGCTCCTGTCCGAGACGAGGAAGTGCAGAGACTACGGGGCGTGAGAGACCCAGTTCAGCTGCTCAG GGAGATTTTCTGGGTGCTAGACCTGATGAAAATGGACATGGTGAATTTTACCATCCAGAGCCTCCGGCCCCACCTGCGGGATCACTCTATCCAATATGAGCAGAAGAAATTCCAGGAGCTCCTTGCCAAGCTGCCCA ACAGCCTGGATCACACAACTGAGTGGTtacacaaagcagcagcagaagtctcTGTATCTTCTTTGTCATCCCCATCCTATCCTGAGGTCCATGGATCACGTGTTCCACTCTCACTGGGGGCTGTCAGCAGGAGCTCAGCTACACCAAGTCCCATGTCTGTGTTAAACCAAGGATACATGAATCTACTCCACTGGGAGCCAGGCATAGAGAAATACCCTGAG ACTCTGTTGATGGACCAAGCTCGGCTGCAGGAGGTACAGTTGCAAGTGAATCAGCTAACAATCATAGCGGCAGTCCTGCTAGTGTCCAGCAGTGTGTGTGGAAGTGCCTTGTTCAGCTCGCCTGGGTTTGTAGATAAGCTGAAAAGGGTAACAAAGGCCCTCTTGGAAGGGCTCCCTCACACAAG GTTTCAAGAAGCTTTGCTGAACATCAGCAATCATGTGCACCAGGAAGTTAGTGAGTGTCTCTTGCAACTGGGTTACCCTGCTTTCACAGATGACAAATCTGCTTCCCTCAAAGGCCAGATAAGGAGCATTGCAGAGGATGACAACGTGGTACGGAACATCATGG AGCAGCGGATCCATTCATTTCTCAGCCTTCATCTGTCTCCTAGTGCCCAGAACTCTTGCAGTCTCCCAAAAGGCCTTGCTCCAATTCAGGAAGAACTGCTGGAAGTTGGCCACAAGTTTGGCAGCATGATTCATCACAACAGGCAGGTATATGGATCCTACTACCTGGCCAttctaaaaaaaattctcccagaAGCAGGAATAGATTCTTTCTAA
- the TCP11 gene encoding T-complex protein 11 homolog isoform X5, which yields MELIRQEAEHGALDIPNLTTYILGTMAMLCAPVRDEEVQRLRGVRDPVQLLREIFWVLDLMKMDMVNFTIQSLRPHLRDHSIQYEQKKFQELLAKLPNSLDHTTEWLHKAAAEVSVSSLSSPSYPEVHGSRVPLSLGAVSRSSATPSPMSVLNQGYMNLLHWEPGIEKYPETLLMDQARLQEVQLQVNQLTIIAAVLLVSSSVCGSALFSSPGFVDKLKRVTKALLEGLPHTRFQEALLNISNHVHQEVSECLLQLGYPAFTDDKSASLKGQIRSIAEDDNVVRNIMEQRIHSFLSLHLSPSAQNSCSLPKGLAPIQEELLEVGHKFGSMIHHNRQVYGSYYLAILKKILPEAGIDSF from the exons ATGGAGCTGATCAGACAGGAGGCTGAGCATGGGGCTCTGGACATCCCCAATCTCACCACATACATCCTAGGTACAATGGCGATGCTGTGTGCTCCTGTCCGAGACGAGGAAGTGCAGAGACTACGGGGCGTGAGAGACCCAGTTCAGCTGCTCAG GGAGATTTTCTGGGTGCTAGACCTGATGAAAATGGACATGGTGAATTTTACCATCCAGAGCCTCCGGCCCCACCTGCGGGATCACTCTATCCAATATGAGCAGAAGAAATTCCAGGAGCTCCTTGCCAAGCTGCCCA ACAGCCTGGATCACACAACTGAGTGGTtacacaaagcagcagcagaagtctcTGTATCTTCTTTGTCATCCCCATCCTATCCTGAGGTCCATGGATCACGTGTTCCACTCTCACTGGGGGCTGTCAGCAGGAGCTCAGCTACACCAAGTCCCATGTCTGTGTTAAACCAAGGATACATGAATCTACTCCACTGGGAGCCAGGCATAGAGAAATACCCTGAG ACTCTGTTGATGGACCAAGCTCGGCTGCAGGAGGTACAGTTGCAAGTGAATCAGCTAACAATCATAGCGGCAGTCCTGCTAGTGTCCAGCAGTGTGTGTGGAAGTGCCTTGTTCAGCTCGCCTGGGTTTGTAGATAAGCTGAAAAGGGTAACAAAGGCCCTCTTGGAAGGGCTCCCTCACACAAG GTTTCAAGAAGCTTTGCTGAACATCAGCAATCATGTGCACCAGGAAGTTAGTGAGTGTCTCTTGCAACTGGGTTACCCTGCTTTCACAGATGACAAATCTGCTTCCCTCAAAGGCCAGATAAGGAGCATTGCAGAGGATGACAACGTGGTACGGAACATCATGG AGCAGCGGATCCATTCATTTCTCAGCCTTCATCTGTCTCCTAGTGCCCAGAACTCTTGCAGTCTCCCAAAAGGCCTTGCTCCAATTCAGGAAGAACTGCTGGAAGTTGGCCACAAGTTTGGCAGCATGATTCATCACAACAGGCAGGTATATGGATCCTACTACCTGGCCAttctaaaaaaaattctcccagaAGCAGGAATAGATTCTTTCTAA
- the TCP11 gene encoding T-complex protein 11 homolog isoform X6 gives MGVQRRNKMPNPGEKAPPSDCSDPESVPCRPRQAQESHDGDVPSLCPPQLPRSSPPRVLSMAELLETAQEVSRMTIAHEIVVNSDFKLQEVNFSPNSLESLVKETLHKAFWDSLKEQLSASPPDYTYVIQLLQEIKETILSLLLPRHSRLRNQIEEALDMELIRQEAEHGALDIPNLTTYILGTMAMLCAPVRDEEVQRLRGVRDPVQLLREIFWVLDLMKMDMVNFTIQSLRPHLRDHSIQYEQKKFQELLAKLPNSLDHTTEWLHKAAAEVSVSSLSSPSYPEVHGSRVPLSLGAVSRSSATPSPMSVLNQGYMNLLHWEPGIEKYPETLLMDQARLQEMTNLLPSKAR, from the exons ATGGGTGTACAGAG GAGGAACAAGATGCCTAACCCCGGAGAGAAGGCACCCCCCAGTGACTGCAGTGACCCAGAGAGCGTGCCCTGTAGGCCCAGGCAGGCCCAGGAGAGCCATGATGGGGATGTGCCCAGCCTCTGCCCACCACAGCTGCCAAGGT CCAGCCCTCCACGAGTTCTTTCCATGGCAGAACTACTAGAAACAGCACAAGAAGTTTCCAGAATGACCATTGCACATGAGATTGTGGTGAACAGTGACTTCAAGTTGCAAGAGGTCAACTTCTCACCAAACAG cctGGAAAGCCTAGTGAAGGAGACATTGCACAAAGCTTTCTGGGACAGTTTGAAAGAACAGCTCTCTGCTAGTCCACCAGACTACACGTATGTGATCCAATTGCTACAGGAAATTAAAGAG ACCATACTATCGCTGTTGCTGCCACGGCACAGCCGACTGCGGAACCAGATCGAAGAAGCCCTGGATATGGAGCTGATCAGACAGGAGGCTGAGCATGGGGCTCTGGACATCCCCAATCTCACCACATACATCCTAGGTACAATGGCGATGCTGTGTGCTCCTGTCCGAGACGAGGAAGTGCAGAGACTACGGGGCGTGAGAGACCCAGTTCAGCTGCTCAG GGAGATTTTCTGGGTGCTAGACCTGATGAAAATGGACATGGTGAATTTTACCATCCAGAGCCTCCGGCCCCACCTGCGGGATCACTCTATCCAATATGAGCAGAAGAAATTCCAGGAGCTCCTTGCCAAGCTGCCCA ACAGCCTGGATCACACAACTGAGTGGTtacacaaagcagcagcagaagtctcTGTATCTTCTTTGTCATCCCCATCCTATCCTGAGGTCCATGGATCACGTGTTCCACTCTCACTGGGGGCTGTCAGCAGGAGCTCAGCTACACCAAGTCCCATGTCTGTGTTAAACCAAGGATACATGAATCTACTCCACTGGGAGCCAGGCATAGAGAAATACCCTGAG ACTCTGTTGATGGACCAAGCTCGGCTGCAGGAG ATGACAAATCTGCTTCCCTCAAAGGCCAGATAA
- the TCP11 gene encoding T-complex protein 11 homolog isoform X7 encodes MGVQRRNKMPNPGEKAPPSDCSDPESVPCRPRQAQESHDGDVPSLCPPQLPRSSPPRVLSMAELLETAQEVSRMTIAHEIVVNSDFKLQEVNFSPNSLESLVKETLHKAFWDSLKEQLSASPPDYTYVIQLLQEIKETILSLLLPRHSRLRNQIEEALDMELIRQEAEHGALDIPNLTTYILGTMAMLCAPVRDEEVQRLRGVRDPVQLLREIFWVLDLMKMDMVNFTIQSLRPHLRDHSIQYEQKKFQELLAKLPNSLDHTTEWLHKAAAEVSVSSLSSPSYPEVHGSRVPLSLGAVSRSSATPSPMSVLNQGYMNLLHWEPGIEKYPETLLMDQARLQEAR; translated from the exons ATGGGTGTACAGAG GAGGAACAAGATGCCTAACCCCGGAGAGAAGGCACCCCCCAGTGACTGCAGTGACCCAGAGAGCGTGCCCTGTAGGCCCAGGCAGGCCCAGGAGAGCCATGATGGGGATGTGCCCAGCCTCTGCCCACCACAGCTGCCAAGGT CCAGCCCTCCACGAGTTCTTTCCATGGCAGAACTACTAGAAACAGCACAAGAAGTTTCCAGAATGACCATTGCACATGAGATTGTGGTGAACAGTGACTTCAAGTTGCAAGAGGTCAACTTCTCACCAAACAG cctGGAAAGCCTAGTGAAGGAGACATTGCACAAAGCTTTCTGGGACAGTTTGAAAGAACAGCTCTCTGCTAGTCCACCAGACTACACGTATGTGATCCAATTGCTACAGGAAATTAAAGAG ACCATACTATCGCTGTTGCTGCCACGGCACAGCCGACTGCGGAACCAGATCGAAGAAGCCCTGGATATGGAGCTGATCAGACAGGAGGCTGAGCATGGGGCTCTGGACATCCCCAATCTCACCACATACATCCTAGGTACAATGGCGATGCTGTGTGCTCCTGTCCGAGACGAGGAAGTGCAGAGACTACGGGGCGTGAGAGACCCAGTTCAGCTGCTCAG GGAGATTTTCTGGGTGCTAGACCTGATGAAAATGGACATGGTGAATTTTACCATCCAGAGCCTCCGGCCCCACCTGCGGGATCACTCTATCCAATATGAGCAGAAGAAATTCCAGGAGCTCCTTGCCAAGCTGCCCA ACAGCCTGGATCACACAACTGAGTGGTtacacaaagcagcagcagaagtctcTGTATCTTCTTTGTCATCCCCATCCTATCCTGAGGTCCATGGATCACGTGTTCCACTCTCACTGGGGGCTGTCAGCAGGAGCTCAGCTACACCAAGTCCCATGTCTGTGTTAAACCAAGGATACATGAATCTACTCCACTGGGAGCCAGGCATAGAGAAATACCCTGAG ACTCTGTTGATGGACCAAGCTCGGCTGCAGGAG GCCAGATAA